One region of Mycolicibacterium insubricum genomic DNA includes:
- a CDS encoding DUF3556 domain-containing protein: MGFTSPDLPKVDPDEWRRGSRAQRLRPMARHIAERGMGYPDVFYVLYAIKIVVYILGGLGFALTTKGIDGWGNIGTWWSEPIVFQKVVLWSLLFEVLGLGCGFGPLTGKVMPPLGSPLYWLRTGTIRLPPWPGRIPGTAGDRRTVGDVVAYAGLLIAVLYALCSDGTGPVAGLDSAVGQLPAWKPAVVVGLLALIGLRDKTIFLAARGEVYGTLTLMFVIPGVTMIVGAKFVLLAIWLGAAVSKMNRHFPYVIATMMANNPFIRVKALRRSFFRRYPDDLQPSWIPRLLAHIGTAIELLVPPVLFFSHGGVVTYVGAAILILLHVIILFSIPLGVPLEWNVFMIFSVATLFVDKAAIGPADMVFPWAALVIAVMSVVVVTVVIGNLFPKRVSFLPGMRYYAGNWDVSVWCVTESACDKIADARIGLGLLPHKQIEKFYGAEDAEVPKELALAFRVMFANGRALLTLLGRALPAGRERDYAILEGEQFCAYAVGWNFGDGHLHNEQLIDALQSRCGFAPGEVRVILVDGQPIHRQSHEYRLVDAATGEFERGTFRVADTCARQPWQDDVPVQVAN, encoded by the coding sequence ATGGGCTTTACCAGTCCCGATCTGCCGAAGGTGGATCCCGACGAGTGGCGGCGCGGCAGCCGCGCGCAGCGGTTGCGCCCGATGGCGCGTCACATCGCCGAGCGCGGCATGGGCTATCCCGACGTGTTCTACGTGCTCTACGCCATCAAGATCGTGGTGTACATCCTGGGCGGTCTGGGATTCGCCCTGACCACCAAGGGGATTGACGGCTGGGGCAACATCGGTACCTGGTGGAGCGAACCGATCGTCTTCCAGAAGGTGGTGCTCTGGTCGCTGCTGTTCGAGGTGCTCGGCCTGGGCTGCGGGTTCGGCCCGCTGACCGGAAAGGTGATGCCGCCACTGGGATCTCCGCTGTACTGGCTGCGCACCGGGACCATCCGGCTGCCACCGTGGCCGGGCCGGATCCCCGGGACCGCCGGGGACCGGCGCACCGTCGGCGACGTGGTGGCGTACGCGGGCCTGCTGATTGCGGTCCTCTATGCGCTGTGTTCTGACGGCACCGGTCCGGTGGCCGGGCTGGATTCGGCCGTGGGACAACTGCCGGCCTGGAAGCCCGCGGTGGTGGTGGGGCTGCTGGCGCTGATCGGCCTGCGGGACAAGACGATCTTTCTGGCGGCCCGCGGCGAGGTGTACGGCACGCTGACGCTGATGTTCGTCATCCCCGGGGTGACGATGATCGTCGGGGCGAAGTTCGTACTGCTGGCCATCTGGCTCGGGGCGGCGGTGTCGAAGATGAATCGCCACTTCCCGTATGTGATCGCCACCATGATGGCCAACAATCCGTTCATCCGGGTCAAGGCATTGCGGCGCAGCTTCTTCCGCCGCTATCCCGACGATCTGCAACCCAGCTGGATCCCGCGTCTACTGGCCCACATCGGCACCGCGATCGAACTGCTGGTACCACCGGTGCTGTTCTTCTCCCACGGGGGTGTGGTGACCTATGTCGGCGCCGCGATCCTGATCCTGCTGCACGTGATCATCCTGTTCTCGATTCCGCTCGGTGTGCCCCTGGAGTGGAACGTCTTCATGATCTTTTCGGTGGCAACGCTTTTCGTGGACAAGGCGGCAATCGGTCCGGCCGACATGGTGTTCCCGTGGGCCGCTCTGGTGATCGCGGTGATGTCTGTCGTCGTGGTGACGGTGGTGATCGGCAACCTGTTCCCCAAGCGGGTGTCGTTCCTGCCCGGTATGCGGTACTACGCCGGCAACTGGGACGTCTCGGTGTGGTGCGTGACGGAGTCGGCGTGCGACAAGATCGCCGACGCCCGCATCGGGCTGGGTCTGTTGCCGCACAAGCAGATCGAGAAGTTCTACGGCGCCGAGGACGCCGAGGTGCCCAAAGAACTCGCGCTGGCTTTCCGGGTGATGTTCGCCAACGGCCGGGCGCTACTGACCCTGCTGGGCCGGGCGCTTCCGGCGGGCCGCGAACGGGACTATGCGATCCTGGAGGGCGAGCAGTTCTGCGCCTACGCCGTGGGCTGGAACTTCGGCGACGGGCACCTGCACAACGAGCAGCTGATCGACGCGCTGCAGTCGCGGTGCGGGTTCGCCCCCGGTGAGGTACGGGTGATCCTGGTCGACGGTCAGCCGATCCACCGGCAGTCCCACGAGTACCGGCTGGTCGACGCTGCCACCGGCGAATTCGAACGCGGCACCTTCCGGGTGGCCGACACCTGTGCCCGCCAGCCCTGGCAGGACGACGTCCCGGTGCAGGTGGCGAACTAG
- the serA gene encoding phosphoglycerate dehydrogenase codes for MTLPVVLIADKLAESTVAALGDQVEVRWVDGPDRPKLLEAVADADALLVRSATTVDAEVLAAAPKLKIVARAGVGLDNVDVDAATARGVLVVNAPTSNIHSAAEHAVALLLSAARQVPAADATLRERTWKRSKFSGVELFGKTVGVVGLGRIGQLVAHRLAAFDTHIVAYDPYVPAARAAQLGIELLPLDEVLARADFITVHLPKTPETAGLLNREALAKTKPGVVIVNAARGGLIDEQALADAITSGHVRGAGLDVFSTEPCTDSPLFELEQVVVTPHLGASTAEAQDRAGTDVAESVKLALAGEFVPDAVNVGGGVVGDEVAPWLDLVSKLGVLVGALAPAAPVSLGVHIYGELAAEDADILALAALRGLFSTVVSEQVTFVNTPALAAERGVTAELTKTAESRNHRSAVDVVAVLSDGSTVNVAGTLAGPAAVQKIIQINGRNLDLRASGHNMIVNYRDQPGALGKIGTLLGAADVNIEAAQLSQDAEGDGATIMLRLDRDVPEDVRTQIADAVGATLLKVVAL; via the coding sequence GTGACTCTTCCCGTTGTACTGATCGCCGACAAGCTGGCCGAATCGACCGTGGCCGCCCTGGGAGACCAGGTCGAGGTCCGCTGGGTCGACGGCCCGGACCGGCCGAAACTCCTGGAAGCGGTGGCCGACGCCGACGCCCTGCTGGTCCGCTCGGCCACCACCGTGGACGCCGAGGTGTTGGCCGCCGCGCCGAAACTCAAGATCGTCGCCCGCGCCGGCGTGGGCCTGGACAACGTCGACGTCGATGCGGCCACCGCCCGCGGTGTGCTGGTGGTCAACGCCCCGACCTCCAACATCCACAGCGCCGCCGAGCACGCCGTCGCGCTGCTGCTGTCGGCCGCCCGGCAGGTGCCGGCCGCCGACGCCACCCTGCGCGAGCGCACCTGGAAGCGCTCGAAGTTCTCCGGCGTGGAACTGTTCGGCAAGACCGTCGGCGTGGTGGGCCTGGGCCGCATCGGGCAACTGGTCGCGCACCGGCTGGCCGCCTTCGACACCCACATCGTGGCCTACGACCCGTACGTGCCGGCCGCCCGCGCCGCCCAGCTGGGCATCGAGCTGCTGCCGCTGGATGAGGTGCTGGCCCGCGCGGACTTCATCACCGTGCATCTGCCCAAGACGCCGGAGACCGCCGGTCTGCTGAACCGTGAGGCGCTGGCCAAGACCAAGCCCGGCGTGGTCATCGTCAACGCCGCCCGCGGCGGCCTGATCGACGAGCAGGCACTCGCCGACGCCATCACCAGCGGCCACGTGCGCGGCGCCGGACTCGACGTCTTTTCCACCGAGCCGTGCACCGACAGCCCGCTGTTCGAACTCGAGCAGGTGGTGGTGACCCCGCACCTGGGCGCCTCCACCGCCGAGGCGCAGGACCGGGCCGGCACCGACGTCGCCGAGAGCGTGAAGCTGGCCCTGGCCGGCGAGTTCGTGCCGGACGCGGTGAACGTCGGCGGCGGCGTGGTGGGCGACGAGGTCGCTCCCTGGCTGGACTTGGTTAGCAAGCTCGGTGTGCTGGTGGGTGCGCTGGCCCCGGCCGCGCCGGTGTCGCTGGGCGTGCACATCTACGGCGAGCTGGCCGCCGAGGACGCCGACATCCTGGCTCTGGCCGCGCTACGCGGCCTGTTCTCCACCGTGGTGTCCGAGCAGGTGACGTTCGTCAACACCCCGGCGCTGGCAGCCGAGCGCGGGGTGACCGCGGAGCTGACCAAGACCGCGGAGAGCCGCAACCACCGCAGCGCGGTCGATGTCGTCGCCGTGCTGTCGGACGGTTCGACGGTCAATGTGGCCGGCACGCTCGCTGGCCCGGCGGCGGTGCAGAAGATCATCCAGATCAACGGCCGCAACCTGGACCTGCGGGCCTCGGGCCACAACATGATCGTCAACTACCGCGACCAGCCCGGCGCGCTGGGCAAGATCGGCACGCTGCTCGGTGCGGCGGATGTCAACATCGAGGCGGCCCAGCTGTCCCAGGACGCCGAGGGCGACGGTGCCACCATCATGCTGCGGCTCGACCGTGACGTGCCGGAGGACGTGCGCACCCAGATCGCCGACGCGGTCGGCGCCACCCTGCTGAAAGTGGTAGCGCTGTAA
- a CDS encoding phytoene desaturase family protein, whose translation MDVTVVGSGPNGLAAAVVCARAGLRVRIIEGQTTAGGGVRTLADPEFGGVAHDVCSAIHPMALASPFFREFGLADRIGLTVPALSYANPLSGRPALLAYRDLERTCAELSHPDSWRALFAPLTASPTAAAEVMLSDKRSVPPHPVLAARLGLRVGAQGSPAWRLLRGDDARALFAGVAAHAVSPLPSLPAAGLGTVLAALAHTVGWPVPIGGSQAIADALLDDFARHGGELVLGQPVTTPPPGVVIFDTPARALLDIYGDRLPPRYAAALRRLRYRSGVAKVDFVLSGDIPWADPRLAEVAMFHLGGDRDQMAAAESAVAAGRHAEHPMVLGASPHVGDPGRIDDRGRRPFWTYVHVPHGSPVDQAEAATATVERFAPGFRDVVLAVRSVPAPQMAEHNANLVGGDITGGGNSLWRTFAGPTLRANPWALPMPQAYLCSAATPPNGGVHGMAGFYAARTVLKREFRLRVPTLEP comes from the coding sequence GTGGACGTCACCGTTGTGGGATCCGGACCCAATGGCCTCGCCGCCGCTGTCGTGTGCGCCAGGGCCGGGCTGCGGGTTCGGATCATCGAGGGCCAAACCACCGCCGGTGGCGGTGTGCGGACGCTGGCCGACCCGGAGTTCGGCGGCGTCGCGCACGACGTCTGCTCGGCCATCCACCCGATGGCGCTGGCCTCGCCGTTCTTCCGGGAATTCGGGCTGGCCGACCGGATCGGACTGACGGTTCCCGCGCTCTCCTACGCCAATCCGCTGTCCGGGCGGCCGGCTCTGCTGGCCTACCGGGATCTGGAACGCACCTGCGCCGAACTGTCGCACCCGGATTCGTGGCGCGCGCTGTTCGCGCCGTTGACCGCGTCGCCGACGGCCGCCGCCGAGGTCATGTTGAGCGACAAGCGCTCGGTGCCGCCGCATCCGGTCCTGGCCGCGCGGCTGGGCCTGCGGGTGGGCGCCCAGGGCAGCCCGGCGTGGCGGTTGCTGCGCGGGGACGACGCCCGTGCCCTGTTCGCCGGGGTCGCCGCCCACGCCGTATCGCCGCTGCCGTCGCTACCGGCCGCAGGTCTGGGCACCGTGCTCGCGGCGCTGGCCCACACCGTGGGCTGGCCGGTGCCGATCGGCGGCAGCCAGGCGATCGCCGACGCGCTGCTCGACGACTTCGCCCGGCACGGCGGTGAACTCGTCCTCGGGCAGCCGGTCACCACTCCGCCCCCCGGCGTGGTGATCTTCGACACCCCGGCCCGCGCGCTGCTGGACATCTACGGCGATCGGCTGCCGCCGCGATATGCGGCCGCACTGCGGCGGCTGCGGTACCGCTCGGGGGTCGCCAAGGTCGACTTCGTGCTGTCCGGGGACATCCCGTGGGCCGATCCGCGACTGGCCGAGGTGGCGATGTTCCACCTCGGCGGCGACCGCGACCAGATGGCCGCCGCCGAATCCGCCGTAGCCGCCGGCCGGCACGCCGAGCACCCGATGGTGCTGGGCGCCTCCCCGCACGTCGGCGACCCGGGACGCATCGACGACCGCGGCCGGCGCCCGTTCTGGACCTACGTGCACGTGCCGCACGGCTCGCCCGTCGATCAGGCCGAAGCCGCCACCGCCACGGTGGAGCGGTTCGCGCCCGGCTTCCGCGACGTGGTGCTGGCCGTGCGTAGCGTGCCCGCGCCACAGATGGCCGAGCACAACGCCAACCTGGTCGGCGGTGACATCACCGGCGGCGGCAATTCGCTGTGGCGCACCTTCGCCGGACCGACGCTGCGCGCCAACCCGTGGGCGTTGCCGATGCCGCAGGCCTACCTGTGTTCGGCGGCCACCCCACCCAACGGCGGCGTGCACGGAATGGCGGGCTTCTACGCCGCCCGCACAGTGCTCAAGCGCGAATTCCGCCTCCGGGTGCCGACTCTGGAGCCGTGA
- the ilvN gene encoding acetolactate synthase small subunit, with amino-acid sequence MTTTHTLSVLVEDKPGVLARVAALFSRRGYNIESLAVGATEQKNMSRMTIVVSVEDFPLEQITKQLNKLINVIKIVEQDDENSVSRELALIKVRADAGTRSQVIEAVNLFRAKIVDVSTESLTVEATGTQEKLGALLRVLEPFGIREIVQSGMVSVSRGPKGIGTAK; translated from the coding sequence ATGACGACGACGCACACCCTGTCGGTTCTGGTCGAGGACAAGCCCGGCGTGCTGGCCCGGGTGGCGGCGCTGTTTTCCCGGCGCGGCTACAACATCGAGTCGCTGGCCGTCGGCGCCACCGAGCAGAAGAACATGTCCCGGATGACGATCGTCGTCTCGGTGGAGGACTTCCCGCTGGAACAGATCACCAAGCAGCTCAACAAGCTGATCAACGTGATCAAGATCGTCGAGCAGGACGACGAGAACTCGGTGTCCCGTGAGCTGGCGCTGATCAAGGTCCGCGCCGACGCCGGTACCCGCAGTCAGGTGATCGAGGCGGTAAACCTGTTCCGCGCCAAGATCGTCGATGTGTCCACCGAATCGCTGACCGTCGAGGCCACCGGCACCCAGGAGAAGCTGGGCGCACTGCTGCGGGTGCTGGAGCCGTTCGGCATCCGGGAGATTGTGCAGTCCGGCATGGTGTCGGTGTCCCGCGGCCCGAAGGGGATCGGGACGGCGAAGTGA
- a CDS encoding 3-isopropylmalate dehydrogenase: MKLAIIAGDGIGPEVIGQAVRVLDVVLPGVEATEYDLGARRYHATGELLTDEIIEELRGYDAILLGAIGDPSVPSGVLERGLLLKLRFALDHHINLRPSKLQTGVDSPLAGNPDIDFVVVREGTEGPYTGTGGAIRVGTEHEVATEVSLNTAFGIERVVRDAFARAQTRRKHLTLVHKTNVLTFAGALWLRIVEQVGKEYPDVEVAYQHIDAATIHLVTDPGRFDVIVTDNLFGDIITDLAAAVSGGIGLAASGNIDGSRRNPSMFEPVHGSAPDIAGQGIADPTAAVMSVALLLSHLGEDEAAARVDRAVEAHLASRGDAKLSTSEVGDRILANL; encoded by the coding sequence ATGAAACTCGCAATCATCGCCGGTGACGGTATCGGCCCGGAGGTCATCGGCCAGGCGGTACGGGTGCTCGACGTGGTGCTGCCCGGTGTCGAGGCGACCGAGTACGACCTGGGTGCCCGGCGCTACCACGCGACCGGGGAATTGCTGACCGACGAGATCATCGAGGAACTGCGCGGCTACGACGCGATCCTGCTCGGCGCGATCGGTGACCCGTCGGTGCCGTCCGGGGTGCTCGAACGCGGCCTGCTGCTCAAACTGCGCTTCGCCCTCGACCACCACATCAACCTGCGGCCGTCGAAGCTGCAGACCGGGGTGGATTCGCCGCTGGCCGGAAACCCGGACATCGACTTTGTCGTCGTGCGCGAGGGCACCGAGGGCCCTTACACCGGAACCGGCGGCGCGATCCGCGTCGGCACCGAGCACGAGGTGGCCACCGAGGTCAGCCTCAACACCGCGTTCGGCATCGAACGGGTGGTGCGTGACGCGTTCGCCCGCGCCCAGACCCGACGCAAGCACCTGACCCTGGTGCACAAGACCAACGTGTTGACCTTCGCCGGCGCGCTGTGGCTGCGCATCGTCGAGCAGGTCGGCAAGGAATACCCCGACGTCGAGGTGGCCTATCAGCACATCGATGCGGCGACCATTCACCTGGTCACCGATCCGGGCCGGTTCGACGTGATCGTCACCGACAACCTGTTCGGTGACATCATCACCGACCTGGCGGCGGCAGTGTCCGGCGGAATCGGGTTGGCCGCCAGCGGCAATATCGACGGTTCCCGGCGCAACCCGTCGATGTTCGAGCCGGTGCACGGTAGTGCCCCCGATATCGCCGGCCAGGGCATTGCCGATCCGACGGCCGCCGTGATGAGCGTGGCACTGCTGCTGTCGCACCTTGGGGAGGACGAGGCCGCCGCCCGGGTGGACCGTGCCGTGGAGGCCCACCTGGCCAGCCGCGGCGACGCCAAGCTGTCCACCTCCGAGGTCGGCGACCGGATCCTGGCGAACCTGTAA
- the ilvC gene encoding ketol-acid reductoisomerase gives MFYDDDADLSIIQGRKVGVIGYGSQGHAHALSLRDSGVQVKVGLKEGSKSREKVTEQGLEVDTPAEVAKWADVIMLLAPDTAQAEIFTNDIEPNLKDGDALFFGHGLNIHFGLIKPPANVTIGMVAPKGPGHLVRRQFVDGKGVPCLIAVDQDPKGEGQALALSYAKGIGGARAGVIKTTFKEETETDLFGEQAVLCGGTEELVKTGFEVMVEAGYAPEMAYFEVLHELKLIVDLMYEGGIARMNYSVSDTAEFGGYLSGPRVIDADTKERMRAILSDIQDGTFVKRLVANVEGGNKELEALRKKNAEHPIEVTGKKLRDLMSWVDRPITETA, from the coding sequence ATGTTCTACGACGACGACGCCGACCTGTCGATCATCCAGGGCCGCAAGGTCGGTGTGATCGGGTACGGCAGCCAGGGACACGCGCATGCGCTGTCGCTGCGCGACTCCGGCGTGCAGGTCAAGGTCGGCCTGAAGGAGGGATCGAAGTCCCGCGAAAAGGTCACCGAGCAGGGCCTGGAGGTCGACACGCCGGCCGAGGTGGCCAAGTGGGCCGACGTGATCATGCTGCTGGCGCCGGACACCGCGCAGGCCGAGATCTTCACGAACGACATCGAGCCGAACCTCAAAGACGGCGATGCGCTGTTCTTCGGGCACGGCCTCAACATCCACTTCGGACTGATCAAGCCGCCGGCCAACGTCACCATCGGAATGGTCGCCCCGAAGGGACCCGGCCACCTGGTGCGCCGTCAGTTCGTCGACGGCAAGGGCGTTCCCTGCCTGATCGCCGTCGACCAGGACCCCAAGGGCGAGGGCCAGGCGCTCGCGCTGTCCTACGCCAAGGGCATCGGCGGCGCCCGGGCCGGCGTCATCAAGACCACCTTCAAGGAAGAAACCGAGACCGACCTGTTCGGTGAGCAGGCCGTGCTGTGCGGTGGCACCGAGGAACTGGTAAAGACCGGGTTCGAGGTCATGGTCGAGGCCGGCTACGCCCCGGAGATGGCCTACTTCGAGGTGCTGCACGAGCTGAAGCTGATCGTCGACCTCATGTACGAGGGGGGCATCGCCCGGATGAACTACTCGGTGAGTGACACCGCGGAGTTCGGCGGGTACCTGTCCGGCCCGCGGGTCATCGACGCCGACACCAAGGAGCGGATGCGCGCCATCCTCTCCGACATCCAGGACGGCACCTTCGTCAAGCGCCTGGTTGCCAACGTCGAGGGCGGCAACAAGGAGCTCGAGGCACTGCGCAAGAAGAACGCCGAGCACCCGATCGAAGTCACCGGCAAGAAGCTGCGCGACCTGATGAGCTGGGTGGACCGGCCCATCACCGAAACCGCGTAG
- a CDS encoding acetolactate synthase large subunit, with the protein MSAPTTRPPQQPGTGAPAPIPGNGVKPAVTRAPAQTVAPVQLTGAQAVVRSLEEIGVDTIFGIPGGAVLPVYDPLYDSTKLRHVLVRHEQGAGHAASGYAHATGKVGVMMATSGPGATNLVTPLADAQMDSIPVVAITGQVGRGLIGTDAFQEADISGITMPITKHNFLVNNGDDIPRVIAEAFHIAATGRPGAVLVDIPKDVLQAQCTFSWPPTLELPGYKPNTRPHSRQIREAARCIAGSSKPVLYVGGGVIRGEATAELLELAELTGIPVVTTLMARGAFPDSHPQHLGMPGMHGSVAAVAALQRADLLIALGTRFDDRVTGQLDSFAPDAKIIHADIDPAEIGKNRHADVPIVGDVKAVIVELIAALRKAEVPGNLNMESWWEYLGGLRATYPLSYGPQSDGSLSPEFVIEKLGEIAGPEAIYVAGVGQHQMWAAQFIKYEKPKTWLNSGGLGTMGFAIPAAMGAKLARPEAEVWAVDGDGCFQMTNQELATCAIEGAPIKVALINNGNLGMVRQWQTLFYGERYSQTDLATHSQRIPDFVKLAEAMGCVGMRCERAEDVEDVIRAAREINDRPVVIDFIVGADAQVWPMVAAGTSNDQIMAARDIRPLFDNEDQV; encoded by the coding sequence GTGAGCGCACCTACGACGCGCCCCCCGCAACAGCCCGGGACCGGCGCCCCGGCACCCATTCCCGGTAATGGCGTCAAGCCCGCCGTGACCAGGGCGCCCGCGCAGACCGTCGCCCCGGTGCAGCTCACCGGTGCGCAAGCGGTGGTGCGGTCGTTGGAGGAAATCGGTGTCGACACCATCTTCGGCATCCCCGGCGGCGCGGTGCTGCCGGTGTACGACCCGCTGTACGACTCCACCAAGCTGCGGCACGTGCTGGTCCGCCACGAGCAGGGCGCCGGCCACGCCGCCAGCGGTTATGCGCACGCCACCGGCAAGGTCGGCGTCATGATGGCCACCTCCGGACCTGGCGCGACCAACCTGGTCACCCCGCTGGCCGACGCCCAGATGGACTCCATCCCGGTGGTCGCCATCACCGGTCAGGTCGGCCGGGGCCTGATCGGCACCGATGCCTTCCAAGAAGCCGACATCTCCGGCATCACCATGCCGATCACCAAGCACAACTTCCTGGTCAACAACGGCGACGACATCCCCCGGGTGATCGCCGAGGCATTCCACATCGCCGCCACGGGGCGCCCGGGAGCCGTGCTCGTCGACATCCCCAAGGACGTCCTGCAGGCACAGTGCACGTTCAGCTGGCCGCCGACCCTGGAACTGCCCGGCTACAAGCCCAACACCCGGCCGCACAGCCGCCAGATCCGGGAAGCGGCCCGCTGCATCGCGGGGTCGAGCAAACCGGTGCTCTACGTCGGCGGCGGAGTGATCCGCGGCGAGGCGACGGCCGAGTTGCTGGAACTCGCGGAACTGACCGGGATCCCAGTGGTCACCACCCTGATGGCCCGCGGCGCGTTCCCGGACAGCCACCCGCAGCACCTGGGGATGCCCGGTATGCACGGCTCGGTCGCCGCGGTGGCCGCGCTGCAGCGTGCCGACTTGCTGATTGCCCTGGGCACCCGGTTCGACGACCGGGTGACCGGCCAGCTGGATTCGTTCGCCCCGGACGCCAAGATCATCCACGCCGACATCGACCCGGCCGAGATCGGCAAGAACCGGCATGCCGACGTGCCGATCGTCGGTGACGTCAAGGCCGTCATCGTCGAGCTGATCGCCGCGCTGCGCAAGGCCGAGGTGCCCGGGAACCTGAACATGGAGTCCTGGTGGGAGTACCTGGGCGGATTGCGGGCGACCTACCCGCTGAGCTACGGACCGCAGAGCGACGGCAGCCTCAGCCCGGAGTTCGTCATCGAGAAGCTCGGTGAGATCGCCGGCCCGGAAGCGATCTATGTCGCCGGGGTGGGCCAGCACCAGATGTGGGCCGCGCAGTTCATCAAGTACGAGAAGCCCAAGACCTGGCTGAATTCCGGTGGTCTGGGGACCATGGGCTTCGCCATCCCGGCCGCGATGGGCGCCAAGTTGGCCCGGCCCGAGGCCGAGGTGTGGGCCGTCGACGGTGACGGCTGCTTCCAGATGACCAATCAGGAGCTGGCGACCTGCGCCATCGAAGGGGCGCCGATCAAGGTGGCCTTGATCAACAACGGCAACCTGGGCATGGTGCGCCAGTGGCAGACCCTGTTCTACGGCGAGCGGTACAGCCAGACCGATCTGGCCACCCACAGCCAGCGGATCCCGGACTTCGTCAAGCTGGCCGAGGCGATGGGGTGCGTCGGAATGCGTTGTGAGCGTGCCGAAGACGTCGAAGACGTGATCCGCGCGGCGCGGGAGATCAACGACCGCCCAGTGGTGATCGACTTCATCGTCGGTGCCGACGCCCAGGTGTGGCCGATGGTCGCCGCGGGCACCAGCAATGACCAGATCATGGCGGCCCGGGACATCCGCCCGCTGTTCGACAACGAGGATCAGGTGTGA